One segment of Streptomyces sp. NBC_00576 DNA contains the following:
- a CDS encoding DUF1684 domain-containing protein — MTADVSEAWQEWHDRRIETVSAPYGPLALVGTHWIEDFPDGRLPAVPGRWTADGDGIVLDAGAADGLTLDGEPFAGEVRLTADPGPAGAARVGLGERRLVVLVREGSWGVRDFDPAVEARTAFKGVEVTPYDPRWSVPGRFTPYDGRRTVRVANADGRERGLGLGGELSFPLDGQEQTLRVTVEEDGTLWAVFADSTSGDGSYRFRFLRPAAPDAEGRTTVDFNRSLLPPCAFADHFVCPFPPPGNTLGVAIAAGERDLR; from the coding sequence ATGACGGCGGACGTGTCCGAGGCGTGGCAGGAGTGGCACGATCGGCGCATTGAGACGGTGTCGGCGCCCTACGGGCCCCTCGCACTCGTCGGTACGCACTGGATAGAGGACTTTCCGGACGGTCGACTTCCGGCCGTCCCCGGCCGCTGGACGGCCGACGGTGACGGGATAGTCCTGGACGCCGGGGCCGCGGACGGGCTGACGCTCGACGGTGAGCCCTTCGCCGGGGAGGTCAGGCTGACCGCCGACCCCGGTCCGGCGGGCGCGGCCCGGGTCGGCCTGGGCGAGCGACGCCTGGTCGTACTGGTGCGCGAGGGCAGCTGGGGTGTGCGCGACTTCGACCCAGCCGTCGAGGCGCGTACGGCGTTCAAGGGCGTCGAGGTCACCCCGTACGACCCGCGCTGGTCGGTACCCGGCCGGTTCACGCCGTACGACGGGCGGCGCACCGTGCGGGTCGCGAACGCGGACGGGCGGGAGCGCGGGCTCGGGCTCGGCGGTGAACTGTCGTTCCCGCTGGACGGGCAGGAACAGACGCTGCGGGTGACGGTCGAGGAGGACGGCACTCTGTGGGCCGTCTTCGCCGACTCGACCAGCGGCGACGGCAGTTACCGCTTCCGGTTCCTGCGCCCCGCCGCCCCGGACGCCGAGGGGCGCACGACGGTGGACTTCAATCGGTCCCTGCTTCCACCGTGCGCGTTCGCCGACCATTTCGTCTGCCCCTTTCCCCCGCCGGGCAATACGCTGGGCGTCGCGATAGCCGCAGGCGAGCGCGATCTTCGCTAG
- a CDS encoding S1 family peptidase, which produces MRIKRTTPRSGITRRTRLIAVSTGLVAAAAVAIPNATAADVTTFSTAQLAQTSSAVLKADIPGTAWAVDAKTNRVVVTVDSTVSKVEIAKIKRQAGTTADAITIKKTPGKFSKLISGGDAIYASSWRCSLGFNVRSGSTYYFLTAGHCTDGAGNWWSNSGRTTLLGATSGSSFPTNDYGIVKYASSYPTSSISGTVGSVDITSAATPSVNTTVYRRGSTTGTHSGRVTALNTTVNYGGGDVVYGMIQTTVCAEPGDSGGPLYSNGGVAYGLTSGGSGNCSSGGTTFFQPVTEALSAYGVSVF; this is translated from the coding sequence GTGAGGATCAAGCGCACCACCCCCCGCAGTGGCATTACGAGACGGACCCGGCTGATTGCCGTCAGCACCGGACTCGTGGCCGCGGCCGCCGTCGCGATCCCCAACGCGACCGCCGCCGACGTCACCACCTTCAGCACCGCCCAGCTCGCCCAGACGAGCAGCGCGGTGCTCAAGGCCGATATCCCGGGCACCGCCTGGGCCGTCGACGCCAAGACGAATCGCGTTGTCGTCACCGTCGACAGCACGGTCTCCAAGGTGGAGATCGCGAAGATCAAGCGGCAGGCGGGTACCACCGCCGACGCCATCACCATCAAGAAGACCCCGGGCAAGTTCAGCAAACTGATCTCCGGCGGCGACGCAATCTATGCGAGTAGCTGGCGCTGCTCCCTGGGCTTCAACGTCCGCAGCGGTTCCACCTACTACTTCCTGACCGCCGGTCACTGCACCGACGGCGCGGGCAACTGGTGGTCCAACTCCGGTCGTACGACACTGCTCGGCGCGACCTCGGGCTCCAGCTTCCCGACGAACGACTACGGCATCGTCAAGTACGCGAGCAGCTACCCCACGAGCTCGATCTCGGGCACCGTCGGCAGCGTCGACATCACCAGCGCCGCCACCCCGTCCGTGAACACCACGGTCTACCGCCGCGGTTCCACCACCGGCACGCACAGCGGTCGGGTCACCGCACTGAACACGACCGTCAACTACGGCGGCGGCGATGTCGTCTACGGCATGATCCAGACCACGGTCTGCGCCGAGCCCGGCGACTCCGGCGGCCCGCTCTACTCCAACGGCGGCGTCGCCTATGGTCTGACCTCTGGCGGCAGCGGCAACTGCTCCTCCGGTGGCACGACCTTCTTCCAGCCGGTCACGGAAGCCCTGAGCGCCTACGGCGTCAGCGTCTTCTAG